A stretch of DNA from Clostridium sp. JN-9:
AAAAACTGCAGATACATTTTTCATTACAAATTTAATGTTTGATTCAAATTCCTTAAGCATAGTACCTCAACTTTGTTATTGCAACTTAAATTAAAATGAAATTTCATTAATTAATGAAATTTCATTTTTTGCAAAGTTCATGTCTTATTATAAATTATCAAATAATAATTTGCAATATTGACAACCACATTCAAAAAATGGTCTTATTTCGCCTAAAAGCTTATTGCTGTTTCTTTTAAGCTTTTATGAGCCTTATCCTTTTCAGACAGCAGAATATTGTCTATACCCTCAAGAGGCCACTTTATTCCAACTTCAGGGTCATTCCACATAATTCCTCCTTCATCTTCCGGATGATAGAAATCAGTGCATTTGTAACAAAATTCTGCTTCATCTGACAAAACAAGGAACCCATGTGCAAATCCTTCAGGAATATAAAACTGTTTTTTATTTTCCTCTGTTAGTGCTACCCCTACCCATTTTCCATAGGTGCTTGAATTCTTTCTAAGGTCTACAGCCACATCAAAAACTTCTCCACGTACAACTCTAACTAATTTGCCCTGAGGATGGTTTTTCTGAAAATGAAGTCCTCTGAGTACTCCTTTTTTTGACTTTGACTGGTTATCCTGCACAAAATTCATTCCAAGTCCAGCTGCTTTGAATTCTTTCTGATTATATGTTTCCATGAAATATCCCCTGTTATCTCCGAATATTCCTGTTTCAATTATGTATACACCTTGTATTTCAGTATTTGAAAAAATAAATTTTCCCATTTAAATTCATCTCCATTATTTAATAATAACACAGCCTTTTACGG
This window harbors:
- the rfbC gene encoding dTDP-4-dehydrorhamnose 3,5-epimerase encodes the protein MGKFIFSNTEIQGVYIIETGIFGDNRGYFMETYNQKEFKAAGLGMNFVQDNQSKSKKGVLRGLHFQKNHPQGKLVRVVRGEVFDVAVDLRKNSSTYGKWVGVALTEENKKQFYIPEGFAHGFLVLSDEAEFCYKCTDFYHPEDEGGIMWNDPEVGIKWPLEGIDNILLSEKDKAHKSLKETAISF